In Akkermansia muciniphila, one DNA window encodes the following:
- a CDS encoding RHS repeat domain-containing protein yields the protein MRSNFSICNSVRGNHHLGFTVTPVLQKREGESSVSFSYNHAAPSYPGDVMPETSKQIQVGEGGGDTRLYVLTATGTVDDQATISVAGQSYTSPSGAGVRINGSFPGIKAGFYTVSVSHINIDYPPRGNVSFLNCTVGPASAISITPEKNDPPQECDCDCPPCSCNSDGETAPGGAPSSSSAPVSGRSSLRRFFSDLTSTSGGSGVMRQSSVNDMAWSAQFGVFRGISHMPAGRLEISAHRSFSPDLSSPAGLALQHPLATFLALPEGGMAPNTLVALLDGASYTNYMLDGTGSAFFPVGASGITTTILAPVPAMSREAEACSLEQASFIRASYAGGGAAFYSLSTGQCEGYISAGGYLMTASEGENYLAIVRGEHGVIRQIWNTWDGLADVLPLEGGGYAISIYPPAQVMEPEEEGALFTVEGTPAKIFTVTGDEALQTLVISERDNTLPATVPDFVTKWTWSQEAWSMAEGTGEDAVETRRERLQPEEDSQENRYRVLTRLMKNNVVASCTLEEYETTITGEHLLSRTEGYGAEGALTTVYSYDDSGRLISSASPNAGEHKTVYDAAGRPVLENSPWGANGLRTVSTKYRDSAAGYTSEPAEIKIQLSTVSAVNTLSLAVYTYAEENHVKRVEKRETAAGSSVTQLSVTETWLAGAPNAFAAGRLKMEQAVNGVQTHYTYAPTTDHGALYSVTAETRINGEPVPGQSTRRVSYITAEGNTAREENLVLLPTGEWRQTGGASYSYDLLNRRVETVRDNGRTSSRALTCTGEPLWEVDEDGVRTDYAYNTARQLIETTRSEINDGTDVVTPETITAYERDAAGQIISATTHIGPMRTTEETAYDLLGRVTRKTDVLGRVTTTSYSEDGLTVTTTTPSGATLVNTYNTDGSIAHESGTGQRELYHIYDFIRGLRHTTRLADNTTILKQDIRDGFGQTITLTSPTTLENTYLYTRSVYNALGQLTRRTEGTQAPVEYEYDSMGNLARQTVVLDSASPADAAKNRIQTFQTAWEEREDGVYQNVAAARNNTAGNMLSSAVKRLVTESAVLQNRQITIDERGHESIRWTEYGQGAVRVEKSSVPTSDITASATVVDGFTTSETDNRGIVTAFTRRYTETDLVRTVTDGRGNTSTTHTDIAGRPIAVTDAAGNTTTTTYCATSDNPSAVTNALGNTANYAYDVRNRKTAEYGTAIQPALFAWDDADRLISLTTFRIDEETIISDPSDLSGGDTTVWTYHDATGLELGKTYANGRGTVRTYDANNRLATETDARDIVTTCVWNAAQGLLTRIGFSDGTPEQAFSYNILGQLTQVTDASGIRTFSYNEYSEPVQDSVTVNGAVFPLVETLDGYGRSIGYVLKRGASGNAQIASWGYAPDGRINSAGFMHSGQNRIFEYNYLAGSNLLETLTMPNGMTLEQSYEAKRDLLADMDYNRGTTLVSRRAYAYDALGRPTARTLIRQGTTRRDVFSYNGRSELAAATLGTDAYAYDYDNIGNRKTAREIEEEFAYTANELNQYTSIEQSIPNSSLSPREQPFVPTYDADGNQTKIRTATGVWTAEYNALNRPVRFTRTAEDGTVTTVTGDYDYMGRRIFKKVETTVADPETGESTTSVILNHRYLYRGYLQIAALDLTRTTLNALWYILWDPTEPVATRPLAIQTAGSWFAYGWDLTKNVMELYKSNGTIANSYSYVPFGEVTQRGNIPNQSKDV from the coding sequence ATGAGATCTAACTTTTCCATCTGCAACAGCGTCCGGGGCAATCATCATCTTGGTTTTACCGTTACGCCGGTTTTACAGAAGAGGGAGGGCGAATCGTCCGTCTCCTTTTCCTATAATCATGCCGCTCCGTCCTATCCCGGAGACGTGATGCCGGAAACCTCCAAACAAATTCAAGTAGGGGAAGGCGGAGGGGATACCCGTCTATACGTACTGACGGCCACCGGCACGGTGGATGACCAGGCCACGATTTCAGTAGCGGGGCAAAGCTATACGTCACCCTCAGGTGCCGGAGTAAGAATTAACGGCAGCTTCCCCGGCATCAAGGCCGGGTTTTATACAGTGTCCGTCTCCCACATCAACATTGACTATCCTCCCAGGGGGAACGTCTCCTTCCTCAATTGCACCGTAGGCCCGGCCAGCGCCATCTCCATCACGCCTGAAAAGAACGACCCGCCGCAGGAATGCGATTGCGACTGCCCGCCGTGCTCCTGCAATTCGGACGGTGAAACTGCTCCCGGAGGCGCCCCCTCCAGCAGCAGCGCCCCAGTCAGCGGCCGCTCCTCCCTGCGCCGTTTCTTTTCCGATCTGACCTCAACCTCCGGAGGCAGCGGGGTGATGCGGCAATCCTCCGTTAATGACATGGCCTGGTCGGCGCAGTTCGGCGTGTTCCGCGGCATATCCCACATGCCGGCGGGACGTCTGGAAATTTCAGCCCACCGCTCTTTTTCCCCGGATTTATCCTCCCCGGCTGGCTTGGCCCTGCAGCATCCGCTAGCCACCTTCCTCGCGCTGCCGGAAGGGGGCATGGCGCCCAACACGCTGGTTGCTCTGCTGGATGGAGCCAGTTACACCAACTACATGCTTGACGGCACGGGAAGCGCGTTTTTCCCGGTAGGCGCATCGGGCATCACAACGACCATCCTGGCCCCCGTCCCGGCCATGAGCAGGGAAGCGGAGGCATGCAGCCTTGAGCAGGCCTCCTTCATCCGCGCTTCTTATGCGGGCGGAGGCGCCGCCTTTTACTCTCTTTCCACAGGGCAATGCGAAGGCTATATCTCCGCGGGCGGGTATTTGATGACCGCATCGGAAGGAGAAAATTACCTGGCGATTGTTCGTGGCGAACACGGCGTTATCCGTCAAATATGGAACACCTGGGATGGGCTGGCGGATGTGCTCCCCCTGGAAGGAGGAGGGTATGCCATCAGCATTTATCCGCCCGCGCAGGTCATGGAACCGGAGGAAGAAGGAGCCCTGTTCACCGTTGAAGGGACTCCGGCGAAAATCTTCACAGTGACGGGAGACGAAGCTTTGCAAACCCTCGTCATCTCTGAACGCGACAACACGTTGCCGGCCACTGTACCCGACTTCGTGACCAAATGGACATGGTCGCAAGAAGCCTGGAGCATGGCGGAAGGAACAGGAGAAGATGCCGTTGAAACGCGGAGGGAACGTCTTCAACCGGAGGAAGATTCGCAGGAAAACCGCTACCGCGTCCTCACCCGTCTGATGAAAAACAATGTGGTGGCCTCCTGCACGCTTGAGGAATATGAAACGACCATCACCGGAGAACACCTGCTGAGCCGCACGGAAGGGTACGGAGCCGAAGGGGCGTTGACTACTGTTTACTCCTATGATGACTCCGGCCGGCTTATCTCCTCTGCTTCTCCCAACGCGGGGGAACATAAAACCGTCTACGATGCCGCAGGACGCCCGGTGCTGGAAAACAGCCCATGGGGAGCCAACGGATTGCGGACAGTAAGCACAAAGTACCGTGACAGCGCCGCAGGCTACACCAGTGAACCGGCTGAAATAAAAATCCAGCTCTCTACCGTTTCCGCAGTCAACACGTTAAGCCTTGCGGTATATACCTATGCGGAAGAAAACCATGTCAAACGCGTGGAAAAGCGTGAAACGGCGGCAGGCTCTTCCGTCACGCAGCTCAGCGTTACGGAAACCTGGCTGGCCGGCGCGCCGAATGCCTTCGCGGCGGGACGCCTCAAGATGGAACAGGCCGTCAACGGCGTACAGACTCATTATACCTACGCCCCAACCACAGATCATGGGGCCCTCTACAGCGTCACGGCGGAAACGCGCATCAACGGAGAACCCGTTCCCGGCCAGTCAACCCGCCGCGTCAGCTACATCACCGCTGAAGGAAACACCGCAAGGGAAGAAAACCTCGTCCTGCTCCCCACGGGCGAGTGGAGGCAAACCGGCGGCGCTTCCTACTCTTACGACCTTCTCAACCGCCGTGTGGAAACGGTGCGCGACAATGGCCGCACTTCTTCCCGCGCCCTGACCTGCACAGGAGAACCCCTTTGGGAAGTTGACGAAGACGGCGTACGCACGGATTACGCTTATAACACCGCCCGGCAGCTCATTGAAACCACGCGCAGCGAAATAAACGACGGGACTGACGTCGTCACTCCGGAAACGATCACGGCGTATGAACGCGATGCGGCAGGGCAGATAATAAGCGCGACGACCCACATCGGGCCGATGCGGACAACCGAGGAAACTGCCTATGACCTGCTGGGCCGCGTGACCCGTAAAACCGATGTGCTGGGCCGTGTCACAACAACCAGTTACAGCGAAGACGGACTGACGGTTACGACAACCACGCCATCAGGGGCGACGCTCGTCAATACATACAACACAGACGGGAGCATCGCGCATGAATCCGGCACAGGGCAAAGGGAGCTCTACCACATTTATGATTTTATCAGAGGCCTGCGCCACACTACCCGGCTGGCGGACAACACAACCATCCTGAAACAGGACATTCGGGACGGCTTCGGACAAACCATTACGCTGACTTCTCCCACCACCCTGGAAAACACCTATCTCTATACCCGCAGTGTTTACAATGCGCTGGGCCAGCTCACCCGCCGCACGGAAGGGACCCAGGCTCCGGTGGAGTATGAGTATGACAGCATGGGAAATCTGGCCAGACAAACCGTTGTGCTCGACTCGGCGTCTCCGGCGGATGCGGCAAAAAACCGCATCCAGACTTTCCAGACAGCCTGGGAAGAACGTGAAGACGGCGTCTATCAAAACGTCGCCGCTGCCCGCAACAATACAGCGGGCAACATGTTAAGCAGCGCTGTCAAACGGCTGGTTACGGAATCCGCCGTTCTGCAAAACAGGCAAATCACCATCGACGAACGCGGCCATGAAAGCATCCGGTGGACCGAATATGGGCAGGGCGCGGTGCGCGTGGAAAAAAGCAGCGTGCCCACCTCCGACATCACAGCTTCCGCTACCGTCGTGGACGGCTTCACAACTTCAGAAACGGATAATCGGGGAATCGTCACCGCCTTCACCCGCCGCTACACGGAAACCGACCTCGTCCGGACGGTCACGGATGGCAGGGGGAACACATCCACCACTCATACGGACATTGCCGGCCGCCCGATTGCCGTAACTGATGCTGCCGGCAATACGACAACCACGACCTATTGCGCGACCAGCGACAATCCCTCTGCCGTCACAAATGCCCTGGGCAACACGGCCAACTATGCCTACGATGTCAGGAACCGTAAAACAGCGGAATACGGCACGGCCATCCAGCCGGCCCTGTTCGCCTGGGATGACGCAGACCGCCTTATCAGCCTCACCACCTTCCGCATAGACGAAGAAACGATCATTTCCGACCCATCCGATCTTTCCGGCGGAGACACTACCGTCTGGACTTACCATGACGCTACCGGGCTGGAATTGGGCAAAACTTACGCCAACGGTCGGGGAACCGTCCGGACCTACGATGCCAACAACCGCCTTGCCACGGAAACGGACGCGCGCGACATCGTCACCACCTGCGTATGGAACGCGGCGCAAGGCCTTCTCACAAGAATCGGCTTTTCCGACGGCACGCCGGAACAGGCCTTCTCCTACAACATCCTCGGCCAGCTCACGCAAGTGACGGACGCCTCAGGCATACGTACCTTCTCTTACAATGAATACAGCGAACCCGTACAGGACAGCGTCACGGTGAATGGCGCCGTCTTCCCTCTCGTGGAAACCCTGGACGGCTACGGTCGCAGCATCGGCTACGTCCTCAAACGCGGCGCCAGCGGCAATGCCCAAATCGCCTCCTGGGGCTACGCGCCGGACGGGCGCATCAACAGCGCGGGCTTCATGCACAGCGGACAGAACCGCATCTTTGAATATAACTATCTGGCAGGAAGCAATCTGCTGGAAACCTTGACGATGCCCAACGGCATGACGCTGGAACAAAGCTATGAAGCCAAACGTGACCTGCTGGCGGACATGGACTATAACCGCGGAACAACCCTCGTCTCCCGCCGCGCCTATGCCTATGACGCTCTGGGGCGGCCAACCGCCCGCACCCTCATCCGCCAGGGAACCACACGCCGCGACGTCTTCTCCTACAACGGGAGAAGCGAGCTTGCCGCGGCCACCCTCGGCACGGACGCTTACGCCTATGACTATGACAACATAGGCAACCGCAAGACAGCGCGGGAAATAGAGGAGGAATTCGCTTACACGGCCAACGAACTCAACCAGTACACAAGTATTGAGCAATCCATTCCCAACTCTTCCCTCTCCCCCCGGGAACAGCCTTTTGTCCCCACCTATGACGCTGACGGCAACCAGACGAAAATCAGAACCGCTACCGGCGTCTGGACGGCGGAATACAACGCGCTCAACCGTCCCGTGCGCTTCACCCGCACGGCGGAGGACGGCACGGTGACCACTGTCACCGGCGACTACGACTACATGGGACGCAGGATCTTCAAAAAAGTGGAAACCACCGTCGCCGACCCTGAAACGGGAGAAAGCACGACATCCGTCATCCTGAACCACCGCTACCTTTACCGGGGCTATCTGCAAATCGCGGCCCTCGATCTCACGCGAACGACGCTCAACGCCTTATGGTACATCCTGTGGGACCCGACGGAACCTGTCGCCACGCGCCCGCTGGCTATCCAGACGGCGGGCAGCTGGTTTGCCTACGGCTGGGACTTGACCAAAAACGTGATGGAACTCTACAAGAGCAACGGAACTATCGCGAATTCCTACTCCTACGTCCCCTTCGGCGAAGTCACGCAAAGGGGCAACATCCCCAATCAATCAAAGGATGTCTAG
- a CDS encoding FtsX-like permease family protein: MKNLLSRYISLSLALRYLNPLRTFFSIITLICLLGVSLGVMVLIVVLSVMGGLQKEIQGNLFAHSPHVQVCYRNDFGAREVIPDWLDLGEKLRHVPGVQSAYALIEDYALADVQGRQRPCFFRAIDTENAAQLEDLKRLVVAGDAELDMGEKAVVSSIVAENMGLNVGDVARVYTTRNFQEISHAYQQTELPMLAEKNARELKDLKEWGKSLKTEGERETADRASVDRAFSLLNGLLSVPRRDAERSCLMDLLAVLNDGELADNGRVAFPQGTRKEWETVLSGFKDGARNEADMECFRKIKELVMPKDLEVIGIYRASQHTPSPDLFIPLVIGQELLGYEDDVVQAVALRVEDPYHVETMLAPVMQALEKEKPSSAWTLETWHDRFNAWFELMQKERMMMSFVLSFISLISAFCIMAVMFTVSIQRKKEIAVMKALGATPFQVVRVFLWQGVIIGFVGALLGVGLGLLVLEYRMQIQGFLAGIGFDPFPVAFHGTANIPVVIDWAELAWQAVKAFVMVVVASIIPALITARQDPARSLRSM, from the coding sequence ATGAAGAACCTATTGAGCCGGTACATCAGCCTGAGCCTGGCGCTGCGGTATTTGAACCCGTTGCGGACTTTCTTTTCCATTATTACCCTGATTTGCCTGCTGGGCGTCTCTCTGGGGGTAATGGTGCTCATCGTCGTGTTGTCCGTCATGGGAGGCCTCCAGAAGGAAATTCAGGGGAATCTGTTTGCGCACTCTCCGCACGTCCAGGTATGCTACCGGAACGACTTCGGCGCGAGGGAAGTGATTCCGGACTGGCTGGATTTGGGGGAGAAACTCAGGCACGTTCCCGGCGTCCAGTCCGCCTACGCCCTGATAGAAGACTATGCGCTGGCGGATGTGCAGGGGCGGCAGAGGCCTTGCTTTTTCCGGGCCATTGATACGGAAAACGCCGCCCAGTTGGAGGATTTGAAGCGTTTGGTGGTCGCCGGCGATGCGGAACTGGACATGGGGGAAAAAGCTGTGGTTTCCTCCATCGTGGCAGAGAACATGGGATTGAATGTGGGAGATGTTGCCCGGGTTTACACGACCCGCAATTTTCAGGAAATTTCCCACGCCTACCAGCAGACGGAGCTGCCGATGCTGGCGGAGAAAAACGCGCGGGAACTCAAGGATTTGAAAGAGTGGGGTAAATCCCTGAAGACGGAGGGAGAGCGTGAAACGGCCGACAGAGCCTCCGTGGACAGGGCCTTTTCCCTGCTTAACGGGCTGTTGTCCGTCCCTCGCAGGGATGCGGAACGTTCCTGCCTGATGGATCTGCTTGCCGTGCTGAACGACGGAGAGCTTGCGGACAACGGCAGGGTGGCCTTTCCGCAGGGCACGCGGAAGGAATGGGAAACCGTTTTGAGCGGTTTCAAGGATGGGGCAAGGAATGAGGCGGATATGGAATGTTTCCGCAAGATCAAGGAGCTGGTGATGCCGAAGGACCTGGAGGTGATTGGAATTTACCGGGCTTCCCAGCATACGCCCAGCCCTGACTTGTTCATTCCGCTGGTCATCGGCCAGGAATTGCTGGGGTATGAGGATGACGTGGTGCAGGCCGTGGCCCTGCGCGTGGAAGATCCTTACCATGTGGAAACGATGTTGGCTCCTGTGATGCAGGCGCTGGAAAAGGAAAAGCCTTCTTCCGCATGGACACTGGAAACCTGGCATGACCGTTTTAACGCGTGGTTTGAACTGATGCAGAAGGAGCGCATGATGATGAGCTTTGTCCTGTCCTTCATCTCCCTGATTTCCGCTTTTTGCATCATGGCGGTGATGTTTACCGTTTCCATCCAGAGGAAAAAGGAAATCGCCGTGATGAAGGCGTTGGGAGCCACGCCGTTCCAGGTGGTGCGCGTCTTCCTGTGGCAGGGCGTCATCATCGGTTTTGTGGGAGCCCTCCTGGGGGTAGGGCTGGGGTTGCTGGTGCTGGAATACCGTATGCAGATTCAGGGTTTTCTGGCGGGAATAGGCTTTGACCCGTTCCCCGTGGCCTTCCACGGCACGGCGAATATCCCGGTGGTGATTGACTGGGCGGAGCTGGCATGGCAGGCGGTGAAAGCTTTTGTCATGGTCGTGGTGGCATCCATCATTCCTGCCCTGATCACGGCGCGCCAGGATCCGGCCCGCTCCCTGCGCAGCATGTAA
- a CDS encoding HAD family hydrolase, which translates to MKTGFVFDLDGTLVDSIPGIARGLNLALEALGYPEHSVDAIREMVGKGARELCLASLKGYFNGNVPEEAFEAVHRGFMREYPHTWQEGTVPYPGIREMLLSLAGEGHPLGVLSNKPHAVTVPLVRHILPEIPFREVMGFSERFPRKPDPDSLLSIVRSWGRAPAQVCMVGDSAHDGNTAVNAGTRLVLVGWGYSSRSALDAFRVPVCASAGELSARLHDENSLPFPVPAHKNS; encoded by the coding sequence ATGAAAACGGGTTTTGTTTTTGACCTGGACGGGACGCTGGTGGACTCCATTCCCGGTATCGCCCGCGGCCTGAACCTGGCCTTGGAAGCGCTGGGGTATCCGGAGCATTCCGTGGACGCCATCCGGGAAATGGTGGGCAAGGGGGCCCGGGAGCTTTGCCTGGCTTCCCTGAAAGGCTATTTCAATGGAAATGTGCCGGAGGAAGCTTTTGAAGCGGTGCACCGGGGATTCATGCGCGAATACCCGCACACCTGGCAGGAGGGCACGGTGCCGTACCCCGGCATCCGGGAAATGCTTCTGTCCCTGGCCGGAGAAGGCCATCCTCTGGGTGTTTTATCCAACAAGCCCCATGCGGTTACGGTGCCGCTGGTGCGCCATATCCTGCCTGAAATTCCCTTCCGGGAAGTGATGGGATTTTCCGAACGTTTTCCGCGTAAGCCGGACCCTGACTCCCTGTTGTCCATCGTCCGCTCCTGGGGCAGGGCTCCTGCGCAGGTGTGCATGGTGGGGGACTCCGCCCATGACGGCAACACGGCCGTGAACGCCGGAACACGGCTTGTTCTGGTGGGGTGGGGCTACAGCTCCCGTTCCGCTCTGGACGCTTTCCGGGTGCCGGTGTGCGCCTCTGCGGGGGAATTATCTGCCCGGCTGCATGATGAAAACAGCCTGCCGTTTCCCGTTCCCGCTCATAAAAATTCTTGA
- a CDS encoding DNA recombination protein RmuC, whose product MISPFFPWFLAFLLLIACVALLVLLLRYRDRSVRLEAESRSWQERAEDRTQMLRRAEEVLKDSFAGISAEVLRNSEKQFLNLAETRLQSQRQQANHDLDSRKQAIESMLKPVSESLKLVQSRLGEMEKERVGAYTDLKTQIRYILSGNEALKNETARLSQALHHNSVRGQWGELQLRRVVELAGMVEYCDFTTQETRSREEERIRPDMVIHLPGGRSIIIDAKAPMASYLNAGQTENPEERSQWMARHAADVRRHLQQLSAKNYFAQFSPCPEFVIMFLPGESFFQAALEADPTLIEFGAENRVILSTPSTLIALLKAVAYGWKQEQLADNAKKISEAGADLFNTCSILSGHFSSLGKSLNQAVAQYNKTVSSFEHRFIPRAQKLKNLGVTSTKELPRALEDITEQAKSADIPS is encoded by the coding sequence ATGATTTCCCCATTTTTTCCCTGGTTCCTGGCCTTTTTGCTGCTGATCGCCTGCGTGGCGCTGCTGGTTTTGCTGCTGCGGTACCGGGACCGCTCCGTCCGCCTCGAAGCGGAATCCCGTTCCTGGCAGGAACGGGCGGAAGACAGAACACAAATGCTCCGCCGGGCGGAAGAAGTGCTGAAAGATTCCTTTGCCGGCATCAGCGCGGAAGTCCTCCGGAACTCGGAAAAACAATTCCTGAATCTGGCGGAAACGCGTCTGCAAAGCCAGCGCCAGCAGGCCAATCATGACCTGGATTCCCGCAAACAGGCTATTGAGTCCATGCTGAAACCGGTGAGCGAATCCCTGAAACTGGTCCAGTCCCGGCTGGGAGAGATGGAAAAGGAACGCGTGGGCGCCTATACGGACCTGAAAACGCAAATCCGCTATATTCTTTCCGGCAATGAAGCCCTGAAAAATGAAACCGCCAGGCTTTCCCAGGCTCTGCACCACAACAGCGTTCGCGGCCAATGGGGGGAACTCCAGCTGCGCCGCGTGGTGGAACTGGCGGGAATGGTGGAGTACTGCGATTTCACGACTCAGGAAACCCGTTCCAGAGAGGAGGAACGGATACGGCCGGACATGGTCATTCACCTTCCTGGAGGCCGTTCCATCATCATTGACGCGAAAGCGCCCATGGCTTCCTACCTGAATGCCGGGCAGACGGAGAATCCGGAAGAGCGCAGCCAGTGGATGGCACGCCATGCCGCGGACGTCAGGAGGCATTTGCAGCAATTAAGTGCCAAGAATTACTTTGCCCAGTTTTCCCCATGCCCCGAATTCGTCATTATGTTCCTGCCCGGGGAATCCTTCTTCCAGGCGGCTCTGGAAGCAGACCCCACCCTGATTGAATTCGGCGCGGAGAATAGGGTCATTCTTTCCACTCCATCCACCCTGATTGCCCTGCTGAAAGCCGTCGCTTACGGATGGAAGCAGGAGCAGCTGGCGGATAACGCCAAGAAAATTTCGGAAGCGGGCGCGGACCTGTTTAATACCTGCTCTATCCTTTCCGGCCATTTTTCCTCTCTGGGCAAGAGCCTGAACCAGGCGGTAGCCCAGTACAACAAAACCGTTTCCTCTTTTGAACACCGGTTCATTCCCCGGGCTCAGAAGTTGAAAAACCTGGGCGTCACCTCCACGAAGGAACTTCCCCGCGCCCTGGAAGACATTACCGAACAGGCCAAATCTGCGGACATTCCGTCCTGA
- the lpxA gene encoding acyl-ACP--UDP-N-acetylglucosamine O-acyltransferase: MPEIHPTAVVHPTAEIADDVKIGPFCVVGEHVKLGPGCVLHSHVVIDGPSSFGCGNEFFPFSVIGLKSQDLKYKGEPTYLEVGDNNVFRENATINRATDIGGATRIGNNNLFLVSCHAGHDCQIGNHVIFSGFATAAGHVTVGDYAILAGCCAVHQFVSIGEHAMVGAMARVSQDVLPYTIVEGHPAVTRSVNSIGMQRRGFSEEDLKAVRMCYKKLFVNKKLTVHEALEELRHSDYAENACLRRIIQFVETSERGFCH, translated from the coding sequence ATGCCAGAAATACACCCAACGGCAGTAGTGCATCCTACTGCAGAGATCGCGGATGATGTTAAAATCGGTCCCTTTTGCGTTGTCGGGGAACATGTCAAACTGGGGCCCGGCTGCGTGCTGCACAGCCACGTGGTTATCGACGGTCCTTCCTCCTTTGGCTGCGGCAACGAATTTTTCCCGTTTTCCGTCATCGGCCTGAAAAGCCAGGATTTGAAATACAAGGGGGAGCCGACCTATCTGGAAGTGGGGGATAACAATGTCTTCCGTGAAAACGCCACCATCAACAGGGCTACGGATATTGGCGGCGCAACGCGGATAGGGAATAACAACCTTTTCCTGGTTTCCTGCCATGCCGGGCATGATTGCCAGATCGGCAATCATGTGATTTTTTCCGGGTTCGCTACTGCCGCCGGCCACGTTACGGTGGGGGATTACGCTATTCTGGCGGGATGCTGCGCCGTACACCAGTTTGTGAGCATTGGAGAACATGCCATGGTGGGGGCGATGGCCCGCGTGAGCCAGGATGTGCTGCCGTACACGATCGTGGAAGGCCATCCGGCCGTAACGCGGTCCGTTAACTCCATCGGCATGCAGAGGCGCGGTTTTTCCGAAGAAGACCTGAAAGCCGTGCGCATGTGCTATAAAAAGCTTTTCGTCAATAAAAAGCTGACCGTTCATGAAGCTCTGGAGGAACTGCGGCATTCGGATTATGCGGAAAATGCCTGCCTGAGGAGAATCATCCAGTTCGTGGAAACTTCCGAACGGGGGTTCTGCCATTGA
- a CDS encoding RDD family protein encodes MDIYWIQGHEQKGPLPEVEVISMLEAGLIPENARAWHAGCPEWVCIRDLPALKGAGAVSRGEGERRNREEEGLENAGEEQAPTLAADADCPQEEGGTAPEEGAPLVVPYAYVRFLGRMADIMMHMTLYLSVLRVFGLAFNPGFLPGSYEALLYLCLPMVLVETAFLGTLGTTPGKAMLGVSVRDYRGRRLSFPTAFRRSLFVMVLGLGCFAPSLMLLALFFSWWWVRRFGFTPWDRKLGTTDVLNSPLTLRKVVMTLALVILCLQLIYVLLIPWLPEMEAYAAASGQM; translated from the coding sequence ATGGATATTTACTGGATTCAGGGTCATGAACAGAAGGGGCCTCTGCCGGAAGTGGAGGTCATTTCCATGCTGGAGGCGGGCCTCATTCCGGAAAACGCCCGGGCGTGGCATGCCGGGTGCCCGGAATGGGTATGTATCCGTGACCTTCCGGCATTGAAGGGGGCAGGCGCCGTCAGCAGGGGAGAAGGAGAACGGCGGAACCGGGAGGAAGAGGGACTGGAAAACGCAGGGGAAGAGCAGGCTCCGACGCTTGCCGCGGATGCGGATTGCCCGCAGGAAGAAGGGGGGACGGCCCCGGAGGAGGGAGCGCCGCTGGTGGTTCCGTATGCGTACGTCCGTTTTCTCGGCAGAATGGCGGATATCATGATGCACATGACGCTGTATTTGTCCGTGCTCAGAGTTTTCGGCCTGGCTTTCAATCCCGGTTTCCTTCCTGGTTCCTATGAAGCTCTGCTTTACCTCTGCCTCCCGATGGTTCTCGTTGAAACCGCCTTTCTTGGTACATTGGGAACAACCCCGGGAAAAGCCATGCTGGGCGTTTCCGTCAGGGACTACCGGGGAAGGCGTCTTTCTTTCCCCACGGCATTCCGGCGCTCCCTGTTCGTCATGGTGCTTGGCCTGGGGTGTTTTGCTCCTTCCCTGATGCTGCTGGCCCTGTTCTTTTCCTGGTGGTGGGTGCGCCGCTTCGGCTTCACTCCCTGGGACAGGAAGCTGGGGACTACGGATGTGCTGAACAGCCCCCTGACGCTCCGCAAAGTGGTGATGACGTTGGCGCTGGTTATTCTGTGCCTTCAACTCATCTACGTTCTGCTGATTCCCTGGCTGCCTGAGATGGAGGCTTATGCGGCCGCTTCCGGCCAAATGTGA